A genomic segment from Micromonospora echinaurantiaca encodes:
- a CDS encoding alpha/beta hydrolase produces MRFTSEQRLDDGVLEREFTLGEIPGILWTPGSASAPAPLILLGHPGGLHRMYPRLVARARHCAAEGFAAATIELPGSGDRPRSAAAEEARADLHRALEAGEPVDDEIVGRLVLPLVEKAVPEWRAALDALLSLPEIGGPVGYAGGVIAIGVRLAVVEPRISAALLFAGSYVPRAMFEEARQVTIPLQVLLQWDDEGNDRQLALDLFDAFGSAEKTLHANMGGHTGVPGFEGDDGNRFFARHLK; encoded by the coding sequence GTGCGATTCACTTCCGAACAGCGCCTCGACGACGGCGTCCTCGAGCGCGAATTCACCCTCGGCGAGATCCCCGGCATCCTGTGGACGCCCGGATCCGCATCCGCACCGGCCCCGCTGATCCTGCTCGGCCACCCCGGCGGACTGCACAGGATGTACCCCCGACTGGTGGCTCGGGCCCGGCACTGCGCGGCGGAGGGCTTCGCCGCGGCCACCATCGAGCTGCCCGGGAGCGGTGATCGGCCCCGTTCCGCGGCCGCCGAGGAGGCCCGCGCTGATCTGCACCGGGCCTTGGAGGCCGGCGAGCCGGTCGACGACGAGATCGTCGGCCGGCTCGTCCTCCCGTTGGTCGAGAAGGCGGTCCCGGAATGGCGGGCCGCCCTGGATGCCCTCCTGTCGCTGCCCGAGATCGGCGGCCCGGTCGGGTACGCGGGCGGGGTGATCGCCATCGGCGTCCGGCTGGCGGTGGTCGAGCCGCGCATCTCGGCCGCCCTTCTGTTCGCCGGGAGTTACGTGCCCCGCGCCATGTTCGAGGAGGCCCGGCAGGTCACCATTCCGTTGCAGGTCCTGCTGCAGTGGGACGACGAAGGAAACGACCGACAGCTGGCCCTGGACCTGTTCGACGCCTTCGGCTCCGCGGAGAAGACGCTGCACGCCAACATGGGCGGGCACACCGGCGTCCCGGGGTTCGAGGGGGACGACGGGAACCGGTTCTTCGCCCGGCACCTGAAGTGA
- a CDS encoding dihydrodipicolinate synthase family protein, which translates to MTSPAPRFAGVVPPTVTPLTDQGEVDVTSLERLVERLLDAGVDGIFALGSSGETVFLTDRQRDRALEVIVKTVGGAVPVLAGCIEPTTRRVLDRAEASTRLGADGLVATAPFYAIVGPHEIERHFRSLAAGVELPLLAYDIPVCVHSKLSTDLLTRLAAEGILAGVKDSSGDDVAFRQLALSIAEHAPDTDFSLLTGHEVVVDAMMLAGAAGSVPGLGNVDPAGYVRLHRACTGGDWAAARREQDRLTRLFRIVDAADPATSAGATRGVGAFKTALNLLGVIASNAVSLPLRPLDAEEAARVRTQLELAGLL; encoded by the coding sequence GTGACCAGCCCAGCCCCGCGGTTCGCCGGAGTCGTGCCGCCGACCGTCACCCCCCTGACCGACCAGGGCGAGGTCGACGTCACCTCCCTCGAGCGGCTCGTCGAGCGGCTGCTCGACGCCGGCGTCGACGGCATCTTCGCCCTCGGCAGCTCGGGCGAGACCGTCTTCCTCACCGACCGGCAGCGGGACCGGGCGCTGGAGGTCATCGTGAAGACCGTCGGCGGCGCCGTACCCGTCCTCGCCGGCTGCATCGAACCGACCACCCGCCGGGTCCTCGATCGGGCGGAGGCGTCGACCCGGCTGGGCGCCGACGGGCTGGTCGCGACCGCCCCCTTCTACGCCATCGTCGGCCCGCACGAGATCGAGCGGCACTTCCGGTCGCTCGCCGCCGGGGTGGAGCTTCCCCTGCTCGCGTACGACATCCCGGTCTGCGTGCACAGCAAGCTCTCCACCGACCTGCTGACCCGGCTGGCCGCGGAGGGGATCCTCGCCGGCGTCAAGGACTCCAGCGGCGACGACGTCGCCTTCCGCCAGCTGGCGCTGTCCATCGCGGAACACGCGCCGGACACCGACTTCAGCCTGCTGACCGGGCACGAGGTGGTGGTCGACGCGATGATGCTGGCCGGCGCCGCCGGCTCGGTACCCGGGCTGGGCAATGTGGACCCGGCCGGCTACGTACGGCTGCACCGGGCCTGCACCGGCGGCGACTGGGCGGCGGCCCGCCGCGAGCAGGACCGCCTCACCCGGCTGTTCCGCATCGTCGACGCCGCCGACCCGGCCACCTCGGCCGGCGCGACCCGGGGGGTCGGCGCGTTCAAGACCGCCCTTAACCTGCTCGGCGTCATCGCCAGCAACGCGGTGTCGCTGCCGCTGCGCCCGCTCGACGCCGAGGAGGCCGCCCGGGTGCGTACCCAGCTGGAACTGGCGGGGCTGCTCTGA
- a CDS encoding ROK family protein, with amino-acid sequence MPEARNHAEAVTALDIGGTKTAAAIVTRRGEILDRVTAATPGRAGASAVLDTAAGLVEQLRARSAGTPVRALGVGSAGVIDHRSGRVLSATDVLTGWAGTDLRGTLRRRLGLPVTVINDVHAHALGEARHGVAAGRDTVLYVAVGTGVGASFVVGGTVLAGAHSAAGHAGHQPSPYAGSLPCTCGGQGHLEAIAAGPGLAGEYARRTGRPVDDLRSVAARAEDGDDTARDVVALGGAAVGSAVGGLVNLLDPHAVVVGGGVTGLGAPWWQALRDAVRRETLPSLADVPVLASALGSDAPLLGAASLAWEVLA; translated from the coding sequence ATGCCCGAGGCACGCAATCACGCCGAGGCGGTGACCGCGCTCGACATCGGCGGCACCAAGACGGCGGCCGCCATCGTGACCAGGCGGGGCGAGATCCTCGACCGGGTCACCGCCGCCACCCCGGGCCGGGCCGGCGCGTCCGCCGTGCTGGACACCGCCGCCGGCCTCGTCGAGCAGCTGCGGGCGAGGTCGGCGGGGACGCCGGTCCGGGCGCTCGGGGTCGGCAGCGCCGGGGTGATCGACCACCGCAGCGGCCGGGTGCTCTCGGCCACCGACGTGCTGACCGGCTGGGCCGGCACCGACCTGCGTGGCACCCTGCGCCGGCGGTTGGGGCTGCCCGTCACGGTCATCAACGACGTGCACGCCCACGCCCTCGGCGAGGCGCGTCACGGCGTCGCGGCCGGGCGCGACACGGTGCTCTACGTCGCCGTCGGCACCGGCGTCGGCGCCTCGTTCGTCGTCGGCGGCACCGTGCTCGCCGGCGCCCACTCGGCGGCCGGGCACGCCGGCCACCAACCCTCCCCGTACGCCGGGTCGCTGCCCTGCACGTGCGGGGGACAGGGCCACCTGGAGGCGATCGCCGCCGGTCCCGGCCTCGCCGGCGAGTACGCCCGGCGTACCGGCCGGCCGGTCGACGACCTGCGATCGGTGGCCGCGCGTGCCGAGGACGGCGACGATACCGCCCGCGACGTGGTCGCGCTGGGCGGAGCCGCCGTCGGCTCGGCGGTCGGCGGGCTGGTCAACCTGCTCGACCCGCACGCCGTCGTGGTCGGCGGCGGCGTCACCGGCCTCGGCGCGCCGTGGTGGCAGGCGCTGCGGGACGCGGTACGGCGGGAGACCCTGCCCAGCCTGGCCGACGTGCCCGTGCTGGCCTCGGCCCTCGGGTCGGACGCCCCGCTGCTCGGCGCCGCCTCGCTCGCCTGGGAGGTCCTCGCGTGA
- a CDS encoding oligopeptide/dipeptide ABC transporter ATP-binding protein has translation MSATAVRQPIVELRDVHVVHRTRGGGMFSRERVYALTGADLTVRAGETVGIVGESGCGKSTLAKVLVGLQRPTSGAVTFAGKDVWSMSAAKRRQHIGAGVGMIFQDPATSLNRRMPVRDILRDPLDVHRRGTRAQREARVAELMALVGLPRSVADVLPSQLSGGQRQRVSIARALALEPGLVIADEPTSALDVSVRAQILNLLLDLKDRLGLAMVLVSHDIQTVKRISDRVVTMYLGRIVEQAPAALLPEGVQHPYTRALLSATPGLLSPIDPIPLVGPVPSATRPPSGCPFRTRCWKATDRCATEMPPAERSDADGTAHEFRCYHPVPAGTSNAELVELASAATGRTTPLPAQETA, from the coding sequence ATGAGCGCGACAGCCGTCCGCCAGCCGATCGTCGAGCTGCGCGATGTGCACGTGGTCCACCGCACCCGCGGCGGCGGCATGTTCAGCCGCGAGCGGGTGTACGCCCTCACCGGGGCGGACCTGACCGTCCGCGCCGGCGAGACCGTCGGCATCGTCGGCGAGTCCGGCTGCGGCAAGTCCACCCTGGCGAAGGTGCTGGTCGGGCTGCAACGCCCGACCAGCGGCGCGGTCACCTTCGCCGGCAAGGACGTGTGGTCGATGAGCGCCGCAAAACGCCGCCAGCACATCGGCGCCGGCGTCGGCATGATCTTCCAGGACCCGGCCACGTCGCTGAACCGGCGGATGCCGGTACGCGACATCCTGCGCGACCCGCTCGACGTGCACCGCCGGGGCACCCGGGCGCAGCGGGAAGCGCGGGTCGCCGAGCTGATGGCCCTGGTGGGCCTGCCCCGCTCGGTCGCCGACGTCCTGCCGAGCCAGCTCTCCGGCGGGCAACGCCAGCGGGTGTCCATCGCCCGCGCCCTGGCCCTGGAGCCGGGACTGGTCATCGCCGACGAGCCCACCAGCGCCCTTGACGTCTCGGTACGGGCCCAGATCCTCAACCTGCTGCTGGACCTCAAGGACCGGCTCGGGTTGGCCATGGTCCTGGTCTCTCACGACATCCAGACCGTCAAGCGGATCAGCGACCGCGTCGTCACGATGTACCTCGGCCGGATCGTGGAGCAGGCGCCGGCCGCCCTGCTGCCCGAGGGGGTCCAGCACCCGTACACCCGGGCACTGCTGTCGGCCACGCCGGGCCTGCTCTCGCCCATCGACCCCATCCCACTGGTCGGCCCGGTCCCGTCGGCCACCCGACCGCCCAGCGGATGCCCGTTCCGGACCCGCTGCTGGAAGGCCACCGACCGGTGCGCCACCGAGATGCCGCCGGCCGAGCGCAGCGACGCCGACGGCACGGCCCACGAGTTCCGGTGCTACCACCCGGTCCCAGCCGGGACCAGCAACGCCGAGCTGGTCGAACTCGCCAGCGCGGCAACCGGACGCACCACCCCTCTACCTGCCCAGGAGACAGCGTGA
- a CDS encoding dipeptide/oligopeptide/nickel ABC transporter permease/ATP-binding protein, with amino-acid sequence MRRTLTARLSRPGIAFTRLGVPARFALGFVLLIVLVGLLAPLLIRHDPAQAGLGAATTGPNGDFWFGLDKLGRDVFSRLVAGTRRSLIVGAGAAGLALLVGGILGALAGSSRTAVDEVIMRCLDVVMAFPAIVLSALLIISFGKNSLLVLVVAIGFVFTPSVARIVRANVLSQYREDYVAAERIIGARRPHILWRHVLRNCAAPVLVFVTVMVADAIVFEASLSFIGGGLAPQEAESSWGSVIAFGKEMVQIGGWWATFFPGLLILLTVLALNVLSEGISDAWAAPAARRATTTSAGDPLEQPRPGTGETVRLPGLAEAAQRLRERARPLPQGQPVLEVRNLSIGFDGRHQGVDIVDGLSFDVRPGEVVGLVGESGSGKSLTSLAVMGLLPQGARVRGEIRFQGTDLLTLAAKRRRALMGREIAMVYQDALSALNPALRVGTQLAQMIRRGGTRSAEELMRLVGLDPQRTLAAYPHELSGGQRQRVVIAMALSRDPRLIIADEPTTALDVTVQAQVMELLLRLREQLGFALILVSHDLALVSDISDRVVVMYGGQIVETGVTADVIEAPAHHYARGLLGSVLSLEAGAERLTQIRGVVPSPADFPRGCRFADRCPAATQVCHDTAPSLAGTTAHGYACHHPAVTVSEKELAR; translated from the coding sequence ATGCGCCGCACCCTCACCGCCCGGCTCTCCCGCCCTGGCATCGCCTTCACCCGGCTCGGCGTACCGGCCCGGTTCGCGCTCGGCTTCGTCCTGCTCATCGTCCTGGTGGGCCTGCTCGCCCCGCTGCTGATCCGGCACGACCCCGCCCAGGCCGGGCTCGGCGCGGCGACGACCGGCCCGAACGGCGACTTCTGGTTCGGCCTGGACAAGCTCGGGCGGGACGTCTTCTCCCGGCTGGTGGCCGGCACCCGGCGGTCGCTGATCGTCGGCGCCGGCGCGGCCGGCCTCGCCCTGCTGGTCGGCGGGATCCTCGGCGCGCTGGCGGGCAGCAGCCGGACCGCCGTCGACGAGGTGATCATGCGCTGCCTCGACGTCGTCATGGCCTTCCCGGCCATCGTGCTCTCCGCCCTGCTGATCATCTCGTTCGGCAAGAACAGCCTGCTCGTCCTCGTGGTCGCGATCGGTTTCGTGTTCACCCCGTCGGTCGCCCGCATCGTCCGGGCCAACGTGCTGTCGCAGTACCGCGAGGACTACGTGGCGGCCGAACGGATCATCGGCGCCCGGCGTCCGCACATCCTCTGGCGGCACGTGCTGCGCAACTGCGCCGCCCCGGTGCTCGTCTTCGTCACCGTCATGGTCGCCGACGCCATCGTCTTCGAGGCGTCGCTGTCCTTCATCGGCGGCGGGCTGGCCCCGCAGGAGGCGGAGTCCTCGTGGGGCTCGGTGATCGCCTTCGGCAAGGAGATGGTGCAGATCGGCGGCTGGTGGGCCACGTTCTTCCCCGGCCTGCTGATCCTGCTGACCGTGCTGGCCCTGAACGTGCTCTCCGAAGGGATCTCCGACGCCTGGGCCGCACCGGCGGCCCGCCGCGCCACCACCACGTCGGCCGGTGACCCGCTGGAGCAGCCGCGGCCCGGCACCGGCGAGACCGTGCGCCTGCCCGGTCTCGCGGAGGCGGCGCAGCGGCTGCGCGAGCGGGCCCGTCCCCTCCCGCAGGGCCAGCCCGTGCTCGAGGTCAGGAACCTGTCGATCGGCTTCGACGGCCGCCACCAGGGCGTCGACATCGTCGACGGCCTCTCCTTCGACGTCCGCCCCGGCGAGGTCGTCGGCCTGGTGGGGGAGTCCGGCTCCGGCAAGTCGCTGACCTCGCTCGCCGTGATGGGGCTGCTGCCGCAGGGCGCCCGGGTACGCGGGGAGATCCGCTTCCAGGGCACGGACCTGCTGACCCTGGCCGCCAAGCGGCGCCGTGCCCTGATGGGGCGGGAGATCGCCATGGTCTACCAGGACGCCCTGTCCGCGTTGAACCCCGCGCTGCGGGTCGGGACGCAACTGGCGCAGATGATCCGCCGCGGCGGCACCCGGTCGGCCGAGGAACTGATGCGGCTGGTGGGCCTGGACCCGCAGCGCACCCTGGCGGCGTACCCGCACGAGCTGTCCGGCGGGCAGCGGCAACGCGTGGTGATCGCGATGGCGCTGTCCCGGGACCCGCGCCTGATCATCGCCGACGAGCCGACCACCGCGCTCGACGTCACCGTCCAGGCGCAGGTGATGGAGCTGCTGCTGCGGCTGCGGGAGCAGCTGGGCTTCGCCCTGATCCTGGTCAGCCACGACCTCGCGCTGGTCAGCGACATCTCCGACCGCGTGGTCGTCATGTACGGCGGGCAGATCGTCGAGACCGGCGTCACCGCCGACGTGATCGAGGCGCCCGCGCACCACTACGCCCGCGGGCTCCTCGGGTCCGTCCTCTCCCTGGAGGCCGGCGCGGAGCGGCTCACCCAGATTCGCGGCGTGGTGCCGTCGCCGGCCGACTTCCCGCGCGGCTGCCGGTTCGCCGACCGCTGTCCCGCGGCGACCCAGGTCTGCCACGACACGGCACCGAGCCTGGCGGGCACCACCGCCCACGGCTACGCCTGCCACCACCCGGCCGTCACCGTCAGCGAGAAGGAGCTGGCCCGATGA
- a CDS encoding acetylxylan esterase has protein sequence MPLTDLTLADCWAYRPDLDVPADLDAFWARTLAADEPGPAAYEPVDTGLVQVRTFDVTVPGYGGEPVRGWLHLPANADGPLSCVVEYLGYGRGRGLPHEKLFWAAAGYAHLIMDSRGQGWSAASGSTADPHPYPAGTVPGFLTRGVTDPETCYYRRLITDAVRFARAAREHPAVDADRVAVTGISQGGGLALAVAALDPGVAAVMPDVPFLCDIRRGVQVAGRGPYGEVTEYLKLHRDRGEQVFRTLSYVDAAVLAPRATAPALFSIAMLDQVCPPSTCFVAYHRYGGEKELRVYEFNDHEGGEAAHQLEQLAWLNKLLGSGTR, from the coding sequence GTGCCCCTGACCGATCTCACCCTCGCCGACTGCTGGGCGTACCGGCCCGACCTGGACGTTCCCGCGGACCTGGACGCCTTCTGGGCGCGGACCCTGGCCGCCGACGAACCCGGACCGGCGGCCTACGAGCCCGTCGACACCGGGCTCGTCCAGGTCCGCACCTTCGACGTCACCGTGCCCGGCTACGGCGGCGAGCCCGTGCGCGGCTGGCTGCACCTGCCCGCGAACGCCGACGGACCGCTGTCGTGCGTGGTCGAGTACCTCGGCTACGGCCGGGGCCGTGGCCTGCCCCACGAGAAGCTGTTCTGGGCCGCGGCCGGCTACGCGCACCTGATCATGGACAGTCGCGGCCAGGGCTGGAGTGCCGCGTCCGGCAGCACCGCCGACCCGCACCCGTACCCGGCGGGCACCGTGCCCGGATTCCTCACCCGCGGCGTCACCGACCCGGAGACCTGCTACTACCGCCGGCTGATCACCGACGCGGTACGGTTCGCCCGCGCCGCCCGGGAGCATCCCGCCGTCGACGCCGACCGGGTCGCCGTCACCGGCATCAGCCAGGGCGGCGGCCTGGCGCTGGCGGTGGCCGCGCTGGATCCGGGCGTGGCGGCGGTCATGCCGGACGTGCCCTTCCTGTGCGACATCCGGCGCGGCGTGCAGGTCGCCGGTCGCGGCCCGTACGGCGAGGTCACCGAATACCTCAAACTGCACCGCGACCGGGGCGAACAGGTGTTCCGCACGCTGTCCTACGTCGACGCCGCCGTGCTCGCGCCCCGGGCGACCGCGCCCGCGCTGTTCTCCATCGCGATGCTGGATCAGGTCTGCCCGCCCTCGACCTGCTTCGTCGCCTACCACCGGTACGGCGGCGAGAAGGAGCTGCGGGTGTACGAGTTCAACGACCACGAAGGCGGCGAAGCCGCGCACCAGCTCGAACAGCTCGCCTGGCTGAACAAGCTCCTCGGCTCGGGAACCCGCTGA
- a CDS encoding N-acetylmannosamine-6-phosphate 2-epimerase encodes MNPLVEQLRHRLVVSCQAYPGEPMRDPDTMRRVALAVARGGAAGIRAQGLADIAAIRDAVDLPLIGLWKDGDDDVFITPTLDHALAVARAGAHVVALDGTARPRPDGRTLGETVAAVKERTGALVMADCSTLEEGVGAAAAGADLVGTTLAGYTAYTSKQPGPDLDLVARLATAIDVPVVAEGRIHRPEQAAQALRAGAWTVVVGTAITHPTTITGWFASAVAEAR; translated from the coding sequence GTGAACCCGCTGGTCGAACAGTTGCGCCACCGCCTGGTCGTGTCGTGCCAGGCGTACCCCGGTGAGCCGATGCGCGACCCGGACACCATGCGCCGGGTGGCGCTCGCGGTCGCCCGGGGCGGCGCCGCCGGCATCCGCGCCCAGGGCCTGGCGGACATCGCGGCGATCCGGGACGCGGTCGACCTCCCGCTGATCGGGCTCTGGAAGGACGGCGACGACGACGTCTTCATCACCCCCACGCTCGACCACGCGCTGGCCGTCGCCCGCGCCGGCGCGCACGTCGTCGCGCTCGACGGCACCGCCCGGCCACGACCCGACGGCCGAACCCTCGGCGAGACCGTCGCCGCCGTCAAGGAGCGGACCGGAGCCCTGGTGATGGCCGACTGCTCCACCCTGGAGGAGGGGGTCGGCGCTGCCGCGGCGGGCGCCGACCTGGTCGGCACCACCCTGGCCGGCTACACGGCGTACACCAGCAAGCAGCCCGGCCCGGACCTGGACCTGGTCGCGCGGCTCGCCACCGCGATCGACGTGCCGGTGGTCGCGGAGGGCCGGATCCACCGCCCGGAGCAGGCCGCGCAGGCGCTGCGCGCCGGCGCGTGGACGGTGGTGGTGGGCACGGCGATCACCCACCCCACCACCATCACCGGCTGGTTCGCCTCGGCCGTCGCCGAGGCCCGGTAG
- a CDS encoding ABC transporter permease — translation MLTVLSLVARRLLTLVPLVLGITLFVFVIMQFSPIDPALSVLGDQATPAQIEAFKAANGLNDPLPLRYLHFLGDLARGDLGMTFPPSVPVADKIATALPLTIQLTALGVLGALVIALALGILAALYRDRWPDQVIRFVSMAGIATPSFWLALLLIQELAVRRPILPTGGYVNPADSVSLWLQSLALPALALAVPVGCSLARIVRTSMVEELDKDYVRTAVGAGLPPRVVIGRNVLRNALVNPLTALGLRIGYLIGGTVVIEAIFSLPGMGTQIMSAVQQNDTALAQGTVLTIALGFVLVNLVVDILYLFANPRLRGGH, via the coding sequence ATGCTGACCGTCCTGAGCCTGGTCGCGCGACGATTGCTGACCCTGGTCCCGCTGGTGCTGGGCATCACGCTGTTCGTCTTCGTGATCATGCAGTTCTCCCCGATCGACCCCGCGCTGTCCGTCCTCGGTGACCAGGCGACGCCGGCGCAGATCGAGGCGTTCAAGGCCGCCAACGGCCTCAACGACCCGCTGCCGCTGCGCTACCTGCACTTCCTGGGCGACCTGGCCCGCGGCGACCTGGGCATGACCTTCCCGCCGTCGGTGCCGGTGGCCGACAAGATCGCCACCGCCCTGCCGCTGACCATCCAGCTGACCGCCCTGGGTGTGCTCGGCGCCCTGGTCATCGCGCTGGCCCTGGGCATCCTCGCCGCCCTGTACCGGGACCGCTGGCCCGACCAGGTCATCCGGTTCGTCTCCATGGCCGGCATCGCCACGCCGTCGTTCTGGCTGGCCCTGCTGCTCATCCAGGAGCTGGCGGTCCGCCGCCCGATCCTGCCGACCGGTGGCTACGTCAACCCCGCCGACTCGGTCAGCCTCTGGCTGCAGTCGCTCGCCCTGCCCGCGCTCGCGCTCGCCGTGCCGGTCGGGTGCTCACTCGCCCGGATCGTCCGCACCTCGATGGTCGAGGAACTGGACAAGGACTACGTCCGCACGGCGGTCGGCGCCGGACTGCCGCCCCGGGTGGTGATCGGCCGCAACGTGCTGCGCAACGCGCTGGTCAACCCGCTCACCGCGCTGGGCCTGCGGATCGGCTACCTGATCGGCGGCACGGTCGTCATCGAGGCCATCTTCTCGCTGCCCGGGATGGGCACCCAGATCATGAGCGCGGTGCAGCAGAACGACACCGCCCTCGCCCAGGGCACCGTGCTGACGATCGCGCTCGGCTTCGTCCTGGTGAACCTGGTGGTCGACATCCTCTACCTCTTCGCCAACCCTCGACTGCGCGGAGGCCACTGA
- a CDS encoding family 10 glycosylhydrolase yields the protein MTKRALAVLTAIVLTLSMATAAKADPEAEPTQQWRSYWVDAFNEGIYTPAQVTRLVQDAKKINANALIVQIARRYDCFCNRALYPRTDAAIAPLPYDPLDEMIAQGHAAGLEVHAWVNVNTMWNSATPHSSPEHVFNKHGRSATGADRWLNKRYDGQELMGNNAYMDPANPAAVNYIVSAIQSIVREYDVDGINLDYVRYPDFNSTTTHSDWGYSETSLARFRAATGRTDTPLPADPQFSDWRRNQMTNLVRKIYLGMWQVDPRARLSMDGITYSYGPQTMGGWEQTRPYAEVLQDWKGWLAEGIMDTVVAMNYKRNWMPDQKQMYDEWTEVLADWQGDRQAVIGPALYLNDIPDSLEQVRTALAPTAAGNTAAGWSGYSYANPTRAGVNQPLAVRNAERDKLAEALTTGPDAPFADKPAVPVMPWKATPAEGHVSGRVALHTGAPLDQATVTLRPLTTGGAPITRATDGDGWFGFVHLRPGTYLVQVDLPNRVVGQPIAVAQVRAGAISTVDLTRLIQL from the coding sequence GTGACAAAACGAGCACTAGCCGTCCTCACCGCCATCGTCCTGACGCTCAGCATGGCCACCGCCGCGAAGGCCGACCCGGAAGCGGAGCCCACCCAGCAGTGGCGCAGCTACTGGGTCGACGCGTTCAACGAGGGCATCTACACCCCGGCACAGGTCACCCGGCTTGTGCAGGACGCCAAGAAGATCAACGCCAACGCCCTGATCGTCCAGATCGCCCGCCGCTACGACTGCTTCTGCAACCGGGCGCTCTACCCGCGGACCGACGCGGCGATCGCCCCACTGCCGTACGACCCGCTCGACGAGATGATCGCGCAGGGACACGCGGCGGGCCTGGAGGTGCACGCCTGGGTCAACGTCAACACGATGTGGAATTCGGCCACCCCGCACTCCTCGCCCGAGCACGTCTTCAACAAGCACGGCCGGTCCGCCACCGGCGCCGACCGCTGGCTCAACAAGCGGTACGACGGCCAGGAACTCATGGGCAACAACGCCTACATGGACCCGGCCAACCCGGCCGCGGTCAACTACATCGTCTCGGCGATCCAGAGCATCGTGCGGGAGTACGACGTCGACGGCATCAACCTCGACTACGTGCGCTACCCGGACTTCAACTCCACCACCACGCACAGCGACTGGGGCTACAGCGAGACCTCGCTGGCCCGCTTCCGCGCCGCCACCGGCCGCACCGACACGCCGCTGCCCGCCGACCCGCAGTTCTCGGACTGGCGGCGCAACCAGATGACCAACCTGGTCCGCAAGATCTACCTCGGCATGTGGCAGGTGGACCCGCGGGCCCGCCTGTCGATGGACGGCATCACCTACAGCTACGGGCCGCAGACCATGGGCGGCTGGGAGCAGACCCGGCCCTACGCCGAGGTGCTGCAGGACTGGAAGGGCTGGCTGGCCGAGGGGATCATGGACACCGTCGTGGCCATGAACTACAAGCGCAACTGGATGCCCGACCAGAAGCAGATGTACGACGAGTGGACCGAGGTGCTCGCCGACTGGCAGGGCGACCGGCAGGCGGTGATCGGCCCGGCCCTGTACCTCAACGACATCCCCGACAGCCTCGAGCAGGTACGCACGGCGCTCGCCCCCACCGCGGCGGGCAACACCGCCGCCGGCTGGAGCGGATACTCGTACGCTAACCCGACCCGCGCCGGCGTCAATCAGCCGCTGGCCGTCCGTAACGCGGAGCGGGACAAACTGGCCGAGGCGTTGACGACCGGGCCGGACGCCCCGTTCGCCGACAAGCCGGCGGTGCCGGTGATGCCGTGGAAGGCGACCCCCGCCGAGGGGCACGTCTCGGGCCGCGTCGCGCTGCACACCGGCGCGCCGCTGGACCAGGCCACCGTCACCCTGCGGCCGCTGACCACCGGCGGTGCGCCGATCACCCGGGCCACCGACGGCGACGGCTGGTTCGGCTTCGTGCACCTGCGTCCGGGGACCTACCTGGTGCAGGTCGACCTGCCCAATCGCGTCGTCGGCCAGCCGATCGCGGTCGCCCAGGTGCGCGCCGGGGCGATCTCCACGGTGGACCTGACCCGCCTCATCCAGTTGTAG